One Myotis daubentonii chromosome 3, mMyoDau2.1, whole genome shotgun sequence genomic window carries:
- the HMGB4 gene encoding high mobility group protein B4 isoform X2, which translates to MMNYVGKKKKRRKRDPLAPRRPPSSFLLFCQDHYAQLKRENPTWSVIQVAKASGKLWSAKSDMEKQLYEERAAILRAKYYEELKVYREQRMARKNLRRSARNPCRGCRQAEAAAAGGSR; encoded by the coding sequence ATGATGAATTACGTTGGCAAGAAGAAAAAGCGGAGAAAGCGGGACCCACTCGCGCCCAGGCGGCCTCCATCATCCTTCCTACTCTTCTGCCAAGACCACTATGCCCAGCTGAAGAGGGAGAACCCCACCTGGTCCGTCATACAGGTGGCTAAGGCCTCAGGGAAGCTGTGGTCTGCAAAATCGGACATGGAGAAGCAGCTGTACGAAGAGAGAGCGGCTATCCTGAGAGCGAAGTACTACGAGGAGCTGAAAGTCTACCGCGAGCAACGCATGGCCAGGAAGAACCTCAGACGGTCGGCGAGGAACCCgtgcagagggtgcaggcaggctgaggcCGCTGCAGCTGGTGGCTCCCGTTAG
- the HMGB4 gene encoding high mobility group protein B4 isoform X1 translates to MNMAKDIQLRPKVNVSSYIHFLLNYRNKFKEQQPNTFLGFKEFSRKCSEKWKSISKHEKSKYEALAKLDKARYQEEMMNYVGKKKKRRKRDPLAPRRPPSSFLLFCQDHYAQLKRENPTWSVIQVAKASGKLWSAKSDMEKQLYEERAAILRAKYYEELKVYREQRMARKNLRRSARNPCRGCRQAEAAAAGGSR, encoded by the coding sequence ATGAACATGGCAAAAGACATCCAGCTAAGGCCCAAGGTTAATGTCTCTTCTTACATCCATTTCTTATTGAATTACAGAAACAAGTTTAAGGAGCAGCAGCCAAATACCTTCCTTGGCTTTAAAGAGTTCTCTAGAAAGTGTTCGGAAAAATGGAAGTCCATCTCAAAGCACGAGAAGTCCAAATATGAAGCCCTGGCCAAGCTCGACAAAGCCCGATACCAGGAAGAGATGATGAATTACGTTGGCAAGAAGAAAAAGCGGAGAAAGCGGGACCCACTCGCGCCCAGGCGGCCTCCATCATCCTTCCTACTCTTCTGCCAAGACCACTATGCCCAGCTGAAGAGGGAGAACCCCACCTGGTCCGTCATACAGGTGGCTAAGGCCTCAGGGAAGCTGTGGTCTGCAAAATCGGACATGGAGAAGCAGCTGTACGAAGAGAGAGCGGCTATCCTGAGAGCGAAGTACTACGAGGAGCTGAAAGTCTACCGCGAGCAACGCATGGCCAGGAAGAACCTCAGACGGTCGGCGAGGAACCCgtgcagagggtgcaggcaggctgaggcCGCTGCAGCTGGTGGCTCCCGTTAG